A genomic stretch from Neomonachus schauinslandi chromosome 16, ASM220157v2, whole genome shotgun sequence includes:
- the LOC110572996 gene encoding zinc finger protein 615-like: protein MVLQRDVVESLTFDDVAVDFTWEEWQLLAPAQKDLYRDMMLENYRNLVSVGYQASKPDALSKLEQGEELWMIEDEIHSRICPEIRKVDDPLQCHLQNRSIQKSVEQCCEHNTFANILNQSESHFLLKQNYDMFDLFEKPLKSNLSFESQSKNCNAKNSTEFNEDGKSLLHTNHEQFYSVIKFPVSVKPTSNNSQVIKQQRTPNMRKAHVCCECRKVFVKVSQLIDHQRVHTREKPHGCSLCGKAFSRKSRLTEHHRTHTGEKPFICNECGKGFTLKNSLITHQQTHTEQKLYTCSECGKGFSLKHCLIVHQRTHTGEKPYTCNECGKAFTLKSPLIRHQRTHTGEKPYVCSVCGKGFTMKSDLIVHQRTHTAEKPYICNDCGKGFTVKSRLIVHQRTHTGEKPYVCSECGKGFPAKIRLIGHQRTHTGEKPYICSECGKGFTEKSHLNVHRRTHTGEKPYICNECGKAFRKKTCLIQHQRFHTGKTSFACTECGKFSLRKNDLITHQRIHTGEKPYECSECGKAFTTKSGLNVHQRKHTGERPYGCSDCGKTFAHLSILVKHKRIHR, encoded by the exons ATGGTTCTTCAGAGAGATGTTGTG GAATCCCTGACATTTGATGATGTGGCTGTGGACTTcacctgggaggagtggcagctCTTGGCCCCCGCTCAGAAGGACTTGTACCGGGACATGATGTTGGAAAATTATAGGAACCTGGTGTCAGTGG GGTATCAAGCCAGCAAACCAGATGCACTCTCCAAGTTGGAACAAGGAGAAGAACTTTGGATGATAGAAGATGAAATCCACAGCCGAATCTGCCCAG AAATCAGGAAAGTTGATGATCCTCTGCAGTGTCACTTGCAAAATCGAAGCATTCAGAAGAGTGTGGAACAATGCTGTGAACAtaatacatttgcaaatattcttaATCAGAGTGAAAGTCATTTCCTGTTAAAGCAAAATTATGATATGTTTGACTTATTTGAAAAacctttaaaatcaaatttaagttTTGAAAGCCAGAGTAAAAACTGTAACGCAAAGAACTCTACTGAGTTTAATGAAGATGGGAAATCCCTTCTGCATACTAATCATGAACAATTTTATAGTGTAATAAAATTTCCTGTAAGTGTAAAACCCACCAGCAATAATTCCCAGGTCATTAAGCAGCAGAGAACTCCAAACATGCGGAAAGCCCATGTATGCTGTGAATGTAGGAAAGTCTTTGTCAAGGTGTCTCAGCTCATTGATCATCAGAGAGTTCATACTAGAGAGAAACCTCATGGATGCAGTCTGTGTGGGAAGGCATTCTCTAGAAAATCCAGGCTAACtgaac ATCATCGAActcatactggtgagaaaccttTTATATGCAATGAGTGTGGGAAAGGTTTCACCTTGAAGAACAGTCTTATCACACATCAGCAAACTCATACAGAACAGAAATTGTATACatgcagtgaatgtggaaaaGGCTTTTCATTGAAGCACTGTCTCATCGTACATCAGCGAActcatacaggagagaaaccctacaCATGCAATGAGTGTGGAAAAGCCTTCACCTTGAAGAGTCCTCTTATCAGACATCAGCGAACccatacaggagagaaaccctatgtaTGTAGTGTATGTGGAAAAGGCTTTACCATGAAGAGTGATCTCATTGTACATCAGCGAACTCATACTGCAGAGAAGCCATATATATGCAATGATTGTGGGAAAGGCTTCACTGTGAAGAGCCGTCTGATTGTACATCAACGCActcatacaggagagaaaccttatgtatgcagtgaatgtggaaaaGGCTTTCCAGCAAAAATACGGCTGATTGGACATCAGCGAACTCATACCGGAGAGAAGCCCTATATatgcagtgaatgtggaaaaGGCTTCACAGAGAAGAGTCATCTCAATGTACATAGGCGCActcatacaggagagaaaccctatatATGTAACGAATGTGGCAAAG CCTTCAGGAAGAAGACCTGCCTCATACAACATCAGAGATTTCACACAGGAAAAACTTCCTTTGCATGTACTGAATGTGGAAAATTTTCTTTGCGTAAAAATGATCTCATTAcccatcagagaattcacacaggagagaaaccgtatgaatgcagtgaatgtgggaaagccttcactACAAAGTCAGGGCTCAATGTTcatcaaagaaaacatacaggagAGAGGCCCTATGGATGCAGTGATTGTGGGAAAACTTTTGCCCACTTGTCAATCCTTGTTAAACATAAGAGAATTCACAGATAG